In the Heteronotia binoei isolate CCM8104 ecotype False Entrance Well chromosome 13, APGP_CSIRO_Hbin_v1, whole genome shotgun sequence genome, one interval contains:
- the PORCN gene encoding protein-serine O-palmitoleoyltransferase porcupine: MATFTREEFYQQLLSGCVLPTAQQGFEQVWTLLLLCLACRVLWRLALPSYAKHLSTVAGGFYALYHFFQLQMVWVVLLSLLCYLVLFLCRHSTQRGVLLSITILIYLLMGEMHMVDTVTWHKMRGAQMIVAMKAVSLGFDLDRGEVPSIPSPVEFMGYIYFVGTVIFGPWFRFRTYLQAVESRKMSFSWFHKVCRSGFLSLVCLIMSTCVAPYLFSYFIPLYSYKLLRKWLRAYESASSFHFSNYFVGFLSETTATLAGAGFTEEKDHLRWDLTVSRPLNVELPRSMVEVVTSWNLPMSHWLNTYVFKNSLKLGTFSAIIVTYAASALLHGLSFHLAAVLLSLGFITYIEHVLRKRLSVIFNACILSKKCHPGCSHRHNTALWLRLLNLLFGALAVFHLAYLGSLFDMDADDSVEEQGYGMSYTIHKWSELSWASHWVTFGCWVFYRLIS, from the exons ATGGCCACCTTCACTCGCGAGGAGTTCTACCAGCAGCTGCTGAGTGGCTGTGTGCTGCCCACGGCTCAGCAAGGCTTTGAACAGGTCTGGACCCTTCTGCTTTTGTGCCTGGCGTGCCGAGTCCTCTGGAGGTTGG CTCTGCCGTCTTACGCCAAACACCTCAGCACCGTGGCCGGCGGCTTCTATGCCCTCTACCACTTCTTCCAGCTGCAGATGGTGTGGGTCGTGCTCCTCAGCCTCCTGTGCTACCTGGTCCTGTTCCTCTGCCGCCACTCCACCCAGCGGGGCGTCCTGCTCTCCATCACTATCCTGATCTATTTGCTTATGGG AGAGATGCACATGGTAGACACAGTGACCTGGCATAAGATGAGAG GAGCCCAGATGATTGTAGCCATGAAGGCGGTGTCACTGGGCTTTGATCTGGACCGGGGTGAGGTACCGTCCATCCCTTCCCCCGTGGAATTCATGGGTTACATCTATTTCGTTGGAACGGTCATCTTTGGACCCTGGTTCCGTTTCCGCACCTACCTGCAGGCCGTGGAGAGCAGGAAAATG AGCTTCTCCTGGTTCCACAAGGTCTGCCGGAGCGGCTTCCTCAGCCTCGTCTGTCTCATCATGTCCACTTGTGTGGCCCCCTATCTCTTCTCTTACTTCATCCCTCTCTACAGCTACAAGCTGCTCAGAAA GTGGCTCCGGGCCTATGAAAGCGCCAGCTCCTTCCACTTCAGCAACTACTTTGTGGGCTTCCTGTCTGAAACGACGGCCACGTTGGCGGGAGCGGGCTTCACAGAGGAAAAAGACCACTTGCGATG GGATCTGACAGTCTCTCGCCCCCTGAATGTGGAACTGCCCCGTTCTATGGTGGAAGTGGTCACCAGCTGGAACCTGCCCATGTCCCATTGGCTGAATACCT ATGTTTTTAAGAACTCCCTGAAACTGGGTACCTTCTCGGCAATCATTGTAACCTACGCTGCCAGCGCCCTCTTACAC GGGCTGAGTTTCCACCTGGCTGCTGTGCTGTTATCTCTTGGCTTCATCACTTACATTGAACATG TTCTTCGGAAACGGTTGTCGGTCATATTTAACGCCTGCATCCTCTCCAAGAAGTGCCATCCCGGGTGTTCGCATCGCCACAACACG GCtctttggctccgcctcctcaaTCTGCTCTTTGGGGCGCTGGCAGTCTTTCACCTGGCCTACCTCGGGTCGTTATTTGACATGGACGCCGATGACTCTGTGGAAGAGCAG GGTTACGGCATGTCTTATACTATCCACAAGTGGTCCGAGCTGAGCTGGGCCAGCCACTGGGTCACCTTTGGGTGCTGGGTCTTCTACCGGCTCATCAGCTGA